In the Salvia splendens isolate huo1 chromosome 16, SspV2, whole genome shotgun sequence genome, TGACTGACTAAcattaatatttgagtttatcCAATCTCATGCTAATTTTACTATACTACACTTTCCATCTATGAAGATAGGAATGCATGCAAGTATCAAGAGATTAATTATGTAATACTCACACTTCTATTACTATATTTATATGTAGCCAAAGCCATGTCTATGTAAACTCTTATCCAAAATGCTAGTATTTGGGGCGTGTTGATGTAATTGCAAAATGGCTTAAAatcacccccccccccctctatTATTCATTATTAATTGAGTCACTTTTTTGATATGGAGATTAAAAAACAGAATGTCGTACTATAATGTCTAttaagtaagagaaaaaaatattaagtaaTGAAGatatagagaaaataaagaataaaaaagtaCTATATTTTGCTAAAATATAATGATTCAATTGTTTAGAACTTTTCAGAACAGAAAAATAACTTAGTTAACCAGAGACTGGaggatattatttttataaatccTTTACTTAGTCTATGTGATACATACAGTCTATTAGAAATGTTAGTACATAAGCAACTTATCTATAAACAAGAAAttttgtatgtatgtatgtatgtatgtatgtatgtatgtatgtatgtatgagTTGACCAATCGCTACGATAATCCTCTACAAAAACGAGTGGATTTTATAAATCATGAATATGCAATAAAACTTAATCTAAATGGTCAATTAGTAATTTTTGTATAGAATGTGAAAACGACGGCAAAAGGGTCACTTCCACAGTTCCACTGTTCCATCCATTTAAGCTCGTTTATTCAATTCTTAACCCTACTAAAACACCAACCATCAACCAATATCCTcattccgccgccgccgccgccactcgCCGCCGTGAGAAATGAAGCTCCCTGCACTCTCCCTCCGCCACAATCACCTCACTActcccttcctccacaaaaccACCACGCTCCCCGTTTCCCGCTCTTCTCCCGCCGCCAATGCCCCCTTCGCCGTCCGTATGTCCCTCCGCGAGGACGGCCCCTCCGTCGCCATCGTCGGAGTCACCGGTGCCGTCGGCCAGGAGTTCCTCTCCGTCATTTCAGACAGAGACTTCCCCTACCGCTCCCTCAAGCTGCTCGCCTCCAAGCGCTCCGCCGGAAAATCGGTCAATTACGAAAATCGGGATTACGTCGTCGAGGAATTGACGGAGAACAGCTTCGATGACGTCGACATTGCCCTGTTCAGCGCCGGAGGGAGCATTAGCAAGAAGTTTGGCCCGATTGCGGCGGGGAAGGGCACCATTGTGGTGGATAACAGCTCCGCGTTCAGGATGGACGAAGGGGTTCCGCTCGTGATACCGGAGGTTAATCCGGAGGCTATGGAGGGAATCAAGCTCAGGAGTGGGAAAGGGGCGCTCATTGCCAATCCGAATTGTTCCACAATTATTTGTCTCATGGCCGCCACGCCCCTGCATCGCCGTGCAAATGTATAGTTTCTCTCTCTTTGCCCTGCAATTCCCCCCTTTTTGTGCTGTTTGCTTAGAGAGATATGGCCTAAATGACTGCGTTTTAGCTAACTTCGTGTTTCTAGACATAGGATTAATGCCTGTTATTCGCTAAAATTTGAATCTAGAACTCCTCTTGCAACCAACAACAATACACCTCTACCTTATCTTCATCTACTACCATACAATCTTCGGATCCCACTTCAATAGGCCTCAAACGATAACTTTGGGTGATAAGCGATAGGCCTCAACTTATAACTTTGGGCGATATTCTTGAACAGGTTTTGTGCCGTGATATAGGTACATTGTTCAGTTTAAGTAACgttacatgtaaaactcgataGATGAACAAGACTATGATGAGTGATCATAATAACAAATTTATGTAGATTGTAAGTGCATCAATCTATGAAAACAGTGTGTATTGTCTACATCAGGCTAATTAATCTTGATCAATGTACAAAAGAGAGAAGTGTATATTTTATTGGATTTTTGTTCGGTGGGCTGCCTGTAGTCAGTGATCAATATGATGTTGGCACATTTCTAGGTTCTATTCTAGGCTATTTGTTGACCttaaatgaaatgtttttgaactgagaaattttcaaattttcttctTGGAGTACTGAATTTTATCTTTGGTTTTCATTACCTGTATTAAGTACTGTCTCATCTGACATATTTGAGTGTCCGTATGTATCTTATTGCCATCCTGATTTATCGAAGTGAGTTTTATAccatttgattaaaaaatggcACAATTTGGAATACTGCTTCAGTGAAAAACTTGCTTCAAATTTTGCTGCAGAGTCCCTGAATATTGTCCTAAGTTGCACTTGTATAGTATCTTTATCGTTAAAATTTGGTTTTGTGTTTCTTCTCCCTTTATTGGAGTCCCAGAATGCTTTTCAAATTCCTAACTTATATTTTTAGAAGTTTTCTCATGGAAAATGTATGTCATATTCTCGGATAAATCTAATTATGCTCTGCAGGTAATGCGTATGGTTGTCAGTACATACCAGGCAGCTAGTGGTGCAGGCGCCGCAGCAATGGAAGAGCTGGAACTGCAGACTCGTGAGGTATTTTCCTTTTCCATCCATGTCTTTTTCTAGTCTGTGCGCCAATTTGTGGATGAATGAAACGACTTGTTATTTAACAGGTACTGGAAGGAAAAGAGCCCACCTGTAACATCTTTAGGCAGCAGGTTTACAAATATCTCTTCCTTCTCTTGTAACTCTTTTGGGTTCAGAAACCATTTCTCTTCATCTGCTCAATGTTACTATTCTAATAGGTTTCTTAAATCTACAGTATGCCTTCAATTTGTTCTCGCATAATGCACCCATTCTTTCAAATGGATACAATGAAGAAGAGATGAAATTAGTGAAAGAGACAAGGAAGATATGGGTAGCATTTTTGGTTTAGTTCTACAGATTTGATTTGATGTATTGGCATATGATATCAGCTATGTAAGCTATTTTTAATCATCACTGCAGAACAATAAGGATGTCAAAGTTACTGCCACCTGTATTCGAGTGCCTGTCATGCgtgctcatgctgagagtgtgAATCTTCAATTTGCGACGCCTCTAGATGAGGTAAAACTTTTTACTTCAAACAATTCCCTTGCAAGGTTTTTTTAGTAATTGACTGCTGCATCTCAGTTACCTACCAATAATGTGCAAGAATGTGTACGTTCCTCTTCTGTGCTAACTTGTTATTTCCACTAGGCCGCGGCAAGGGAGATTCTGAGCAATGCCCCTGGTGTAGTGGTGATTGATGATCGTTCAGCGAACAACTTCCCCACCCCACTAGAAGTTTCTAACAAAGATGATGTTGCAGTAGGGAGAATACGGCAAGATGTTTCTCAAGAAGGGAACTACGGGTaagaatatttaaaaaatttatactagTTGACTAGTTTATGAAATGAGGTATGAATATCAACATGAACGTCTCTTGTGAAAATAGGTTGGACATTTTTGTTTGTGGAGATCAAATACGCAAGGGTGCTGCACTAAATGCCGTCCAGATAGCTGAATTGTTGCTGTAGAATTGTACTTGTATTTGTTTTACTAAAATTATGTTGAGAAATTTTGTATGCGGATTAACTTCTTCGGCTATGTAGCAGAAACTCCTGTGTTTTGTAGTTTACTGCCgtattatttcaataaaataaagtattttGGCTTGGGAAATTTAGTTCGATCATGTATTTTTAAGTTTCTGCAACAGCATCGTCTACCTTTAACgaatgaaaaacaaaaaatgtgGCCGTATTCATATTTCTCTTCTACTATAAACAAAGACAGAGACAGTAATAAAGAATGAAGAAATGGTTTCTTTACAGATGCAAATGCAGTGTTTGGTTTCGGTCATTGCGATGAAAGATTCAGCAAAGCGAACTTAACACGCAAACATATCTTCCTCTTCTCGACGTCCAGCTTGGCCCCGGTGACCAGCCAATGCCCAGGGCTATCTGATGGCCCCCGACACAGCTGCGTCGTGTCCACAAACTTTTGCAGCTTCGGCATCTGCGTGGCCGCTGGTGGGCCTGTGGGGTAGACGCCGGAGTCGACTATCACCGGCACTGACTTCTCCTTGTCGGCAGTGCCGGTGATGGTGGTGCTGATGGAGGAGAAAAACCCAGACTTGAGGGAGTGGTTGGCGGAAGCGGTTTGCATCCAGTTGGAGTGGACGATGTAGGCGGCGGAGACCCTGGAGTAGAGGAGGCGGAGGTGGAGGACGTCCTTGGTGACGTGGAGCTGGGCTCCGGTCACGATGAAGGCGGCTTCGTCCCCCGGCTTCACCCACCGGGGGTCGTACTTCACCGGGGCCGTGCACACGTGGGCGAATTTCTTCCACTGGATTGGCTCCAGGTAGCGGTGGTGATCCGGTGTCTCCTCCGTGCTCCGCCACATCCCGGGGAGCTCCATCCTGTCTTCTAGAAGCACCGGCGGGTTCACTAACTGCTGAAGGTGTATGCCTAACCTGAATAGCCATGTCCAAAAATCTTTAACTATAGCTCAAACTTTGGTTTTAACCGAAATAGTAGGTACTTTTAATATGATGCTAATTCATGATTTAGAGTTTGATTAGGAAAATAAATTCATGATAGAAAATAGTAACCTGTTAGATTTGATACCCTCAAGATATAACCGCATGCCAGTGACGGGTGTGTTTCCTGCAGTAACCTATTCATAACGTAATTTTGAGAACTCTGCTAACTATAAATAATTCGACTTAGGAAATAAATTATCTAAATTTTATTGGACAATGCGATTAAATTCACCTGAGTTGTATTGACATATAGCTTCGGGCCCATCAAGTTGAAGTTGAGAGATGGTGTTTGAAAAGCCTTATTCAATTTGGGGCCCAATGGGAGGTCGTTGTGAATCGGGGCCCATATTTTATGGGCTTGAAAGTCCAGAAAGAACTGTAAGTCACCTATTGGAGGCTTATCTGTCGGTCCGTGTCCGTCCATCCAAATAATCACACCAAAATCAGTCTAAGTCTACAATgagaattaaattaaaaaataaaaatactaagaATATGAACATACAACGAAGGTAGAGGTTGATGGCATGGGACAAGAAGCCTCTGCCTGGGACACCTCTAAGAAGAGAAGTAATAGGAATGAAGTTGAAATGAATGGCGTCAGGCTTTGATGCAACTGTCGGCAGCCATTCACAATGTGTGCCCACTGTTGCATCTCCTCCTCTTCGTGAACATATCACACTTATCCCCTACACACATACCAAACCAATCACTACTACTCCTACTactacattttttattattaatatatttctaaatgATTAAGATAACTACATTGACTAAATTGGTTGGGGGCATTGTATTGTATTGTGTTGTGTTGGTATAATTAATTACAAGATGCATGCATGTGGATGGTATTTCTTTATATTTACATAAAATGTCAGAGTAGGTATGGTATGTATGCAAAGTCCAAGTTATGGGCGCTGCATTGACATTCATTTATTTTGGCAACTGGGATACtagaaaaattcaccaaatcaACATAGGGATTTCAATTAGCAGCATTATTTAACCACCCTATCCCAATTTTGTGTAATAGTATTATCAATTGTTAAAAGTGACAGGAATGAGCAAACCTACATCTTTAGCTGTTGCAGAGGCGTAGTGGCTGAAGAGATTTGGCTGTGGATCAAAGATCTCACTGAAAGCCTGGGGTGCCTGGATTAGATAACAAAAAAACTTGTCTTTAGCTCAATGTCAAAAGGGAAATTAgataaactaattaaataaaaataaacctTGTTCTTATGTTCTTTATTAGTTTTGGTGCAATGATTTGGAGAAAAGGTGCAGGCACCAGTGAATAATTGATCTCCAAGATTATCCAAATGATTCTTGAGCTGTGATGGCTCCATGTTTGAACATTTCTCTTGCTTTACTAACACCACATCCTCTCCACCTATGCTCAGCCCCACAATTATGTGAGTAccatatttttcaataaatcTGTCACATTCCAAAATTATTCAGCAACGTCACCATAATCCCACTAATTAAGATAATCATTTGCTCCCAACAACAATCTACCAATTATTTTCCTATTTGCATTTTTGTcgttattttttgtgtatatatagaGAACATGTGAAGTCCGACAATCATAAATCAcactaaaattaaattagattTTACCAACttatatacataaaaaaaaagttaaatttgAGAACTTTGGTCTTAAGATTATCCATTCAATTAAAAGATCATTTCGAACTGACTGATTTTAGTTGTTATTGTCATACACAGTGACTATATAGTATACACCAAccataattgattatatatgtTCTATAAGTTGAATTTTAGGCAGTTGAACCACTTTATTCAAATTTGTGGAATTAGCAAAAGATTAATTGAAAGAGTACTAGTACAACATTCTACATTAATAAAGAAGTgttctaatttttaatttttaaaatagtgTAAAAGTCTTTGGTTTGAAAGGTTCTCATCGAAAATTTATTTAGATTCAATTCATATGTAGAAAAAATATACTGCAGTCAATGTCAACCACGCTAAAATGACCAAAAAGGCCTAGCTATAGCCTATAGTTATTATCTTTACATAATAatcaattatgaatttaatGCTCTATTACGACCATGTTAATCCAGCTTTCTAGAGTAGTgtcaatttcttaaattgataTTGCCGACTTCTAGAGCAATTGAACGAGTAAGAACTTTTCAAGGTAAACTGGAAAAGTATCAAAATTTGGAGAAAATCCAATTTTGGTATCTAATTCTATTTTTTCACACGACTTCAACTTTTTTCTCGTGttctactttttatttttgttaaattcaAAAGCCTAAAATTATGTCcaacatttcaaataaatagaaaagtGCTCTAGTAAACTTTGAAAAATAAGCATATATGGCTTTTTTTGCCAAAAAGGTTCCTTTATACCAACATATTTTGCCACATTTAGTCTAATAAGCTTCAAtcaatctacaaaataatttaattgctTTGCTAGTTTCAACTCATACTCGTCCAATTCAATCTCTCttcaattttctatttctaACCCATATTACTCTTATCTTACTTTTATTGTAACCTCAATCAACGAAATATCTTTAACAAATTTTAAACCTTTAACACACATTATATGTTATAAGCCGTTGGAATCAATTATGGCTCTAAAATAAGCTTAGCCCAATACCTTGTATTCATACAATCAGCCAAGCCAACTACTAAAGGAAAACTAGCATTTCTTGTGAATTTTCCTCCGAATATTCCGTCCAATTCAATAACCCTCTTAACACATTTACAATTTTTCATCCTTGTCTCATTAGAGTCATATTTTTAACTGTCCTTTTCACTACCAGCAATTTTtaaagtactactccctccgtcccggactacttgcacttatttcctttttgggcgtcccaagttatttgcactctttccatttttagtaaaaaatttcacctacagccgtaatatttgactttgctatacactcattccttaatctccgtgccgaaaaggaaacgtgcgagtagtgcgggacggagggagtactatataagagcattagcagtggcggacatcccaaaaacacaaaCTGCCACGttatacggacatcccactgcggatgccacgtcatacgaatatcccactgcacagtggcggacatcccgaaggacatcccgacggacttcccacaataaaaaaaattaatgcaataatcggGACTTCCGCGCGGAcctccgtgggagtcaacgcaatggcggacgtccgcacggacgtcgcgacggataTCCGCGGAACTCTTGTGTCCGCAGCGGATGTCCGTATCCATGCCtcccttgcacaatggcggacgtcccgcggggacttccggcacgccggtcggaattcCGCCGGAACGgacgccattgctgatgctctaaagcCAAATAATGCAACTCCATCAATTTTATAGAGTtgaaaactaattaataatggTAGTGATTTAAACTGTACCATTTTAACGCGGATTGATTGCTTAAAGAAGAAGTATTTAGTTCCCAAAAATCAGGTAAACCAGTTACCTGGCAAGAGCAGCTGGGTCCCACTTTGAAGGAACTGCATTTCTTACTTGATCAGCAAGAATCAACGGATACCGATCAATATGAAGTGTAAACAGCACCATGTAATATCCATCCAACCCTAAATTCTTTGTGTTCGAAGCATCCACAGCCCACGACCCGCTCTGAAACCCGAACATCGAGTTGAAAAGCCCGGACGGGATCTTCCCCGGCACCGAGCTTTTCTGGTTGAAAAATTCCGACAtctgaatgaaaaaaaaactaatcttACAATTTGACCTTTTTTTACAGCCAGAAGTCGAGtttgtttatttatctttcctacCAAACACCCACTAAGTATTTAGATTAACCTGCTTGAAGTCGAGGATGTCGGTCTGGTACCTCGTACGGTCGCCCTTGTCGCATTTTATGTCGTTGGACACGTCAGCTAAGGATCCGAAGCCCGGGATGTGAAACTCCCGGGTGTCGGACTCGTTGAGGAGGACGAGGCGCTCGTCGCCCTTGCAGTATTTGAGCCGGAAATCCGACGATAAATCGAAGCCTTTGCCAAGGCTTGAGAGAGCCTTGTGCACAATTCCATCATTCattctatttttattagtaAGTGTATACTCTTTTTCAATCATATATAAATGATGATGATTGATTTTGTGCACAGAGATTTTGTGTTGGGAGTTTGGCTAATACATATAAATATGAATATGATGGTGAGTTAAAAATTGGATGAGATTTGATTGTATGCAAATGCAATACATTCGGTTTCTTGTCTTGTTTGAAGAAATGTGTAGATTTATCATAAAATTATATGGGAAGTTTGACTGATGAAACTGTGTCTCCTTTCCGTGTTGTTGATTCGGTAAACTACTTGCCTTCAcacttcaaaaaataaattctttgtCTGGGTATTTTAGTCTTTTCCCACGATTTTTTTACGTGCGTGTAATAACTAGCTAGGAAAGCTAATTTGGCCAAAGCTATAATTAATCTggaaatttttgtttattttggtATGCAATCCTACAGTTTGACGTGAATGGGacaaaatatgatatttttgagaactactattatattttttatataatgtaGGAGCATCAATTTGACATAGCAAAtacatttattattaaattaaatttctcTGTTGTATCTTCCGAAATTGCAATAATATAAGCGCGAAAGTCCGAAACAAATTCTCAGAAGTTAGGCTTCTAAGACTGAAAGTCTAGtttcaaaattattaaattgctAATTTTGCTATTATTTGTCAAAATGCAATGGAGATTTTCCTTCTTGACTATTTGATGATATGTACAATACGTGAGGTGGAATAACAAATTAATCACTCCTTTTCGCTTAAAAAGATTCAAAGTCAAAATTCCACGTTAACAGAAGTTCTAATTTGTG is a window encoding:
- the LOC121772422 gene encoding aspartate-semialdehyde dehydrogenase-like, with the translated sequence MKLPALSLRHNHLTTPFLHKTTTLPVSRSSPAANAPFAVRMSLREDGPSVAIVGVTGAVGQEFLSVISDRDFPYRSLKLLASKRSAGKSVNYENRDYVVEELTENSFDDVDIALFSAGGSISKKFGPIAAGKGTIVVDNSSAFRMDEGVPLVIPEVNPEAMEGIKLRSGKGALIANPNCSTIICLMAATPLHRRANVMRMVVSTYQAASGAGAAAMEELELQTREVLEGKEPTCNIFRQQYAFNLFSHNAPILSNGYNEEEMKLVKETRKIWNNKDVKVTATCIRVPVMRAHAESVNLQFATPLDEAAAREILSNAPGVVVIDDRSANNFPTPLEVSNKDDVAVGRIRQDVSQEGNYGLDIFVCGDQIRKGAALNAVQIAELLL
- the LOC121772420 gene encoding MACPF domain-containing protein At1g14780-like isoform X4, which encodes MRQGRPYEMSEFFNSMFGFQSGSWAVDASNTKNLGLDGYYMVLFTLHIDRYPLILADQVRNAVPSKWDPAALARFIEKYGTHIIVGLSIGGEDVVLVKQEKCSNMEPSQLKNHLDNLGDQLFTGACTFSPNHCTKTNKEHKNKAPQAFSEIFDPQPNLFSHYASATAKDGISVICSRRGGDATVGTHCEWLPTVASKPDAIHFNFIPITSLLRGVPGRGFLSHAINLYLRYKPPIGDLQFFLDFQAHKIWAPIHNDLPLGPKLNKAFQTPSLNFNLMGPKLYVNTTQVTAGNTPVTGMRLYLEGIKSNRLGIHLQQLVNPPVLLEDRMELPGMWRSTEETPDHHRYLEPIQWKKFAHVCTAPVKYDPRWVKPGDEAAFIVTGAQLHVTKDVLHLRLLYSRVSAAYIVHSNWMQTASANHSLKSGFFSSISTTITGTADKEKSVPVIVDSGVYPTGPPAATQMPKLQKFVDTTQLCRGPSDSPGHWLVTGAKLDVEKRKICLRVKFALLNLSSQ
- the LOC121772420 gene encoding MACPF domain-containing protein At1g14780-like isoform X2 — translated: MIEKEYTLTNKNRMNDGIVHKALSSLGKGFDLSSDFRLKYCKGDERLVLLNESDTREFHIPGFGSLADVSNDIKCDKGDRTRYQTDILDFKQMSEFFNSMFGFQSGSWAVDASNTKNLGLDGYYMVLFTLHIDRYPLILADQVRNAVPSKWDPAALARFIEKYGTHIIVGLSIGGEDVVLVKQEKCSNMEPSQLKNHLDNLGDQLFTGACTFSPNHCTKTNKEHKNKAPQAFSEIFDPQPNLFSHYASATAKDGISVICSRRGGDATVGTHCEWLPTVASKPDAIHFNFIPITSLLRGVPGRGFLSHAINLYLRYKPPIGDLQFFLDFQAHKIWAPIHNDLPLGPKLNKAFQTPSLNFNLMGPKLYVNTTQVTAGNTPVTGMRLYLEGIKSNRLGIHLQQLVNPPVLLEDRMELPGMWRSTEETPDHHRYLEPIQWKKFAHVCTAPVKYDPRWVKPGDEAAFIVTGAQLHVTKDVLHLRLLYSRVSAAYIVHSNWMQTASANHSLKSGFFSSISTTITGTADKEKSVPVIVDSGVYPTGPPAATQMPKLQKFVDTTQLCRGPSDSPGHWLVTGAKLDVEKRKICLRVKFALLNLSSQ
- the LOC121772420 gene encoding MACPF domain-containing protein At1g14780-like isoform X3; this encodes MRQGRPYEMSEFFNQKSSVPGKIPSGLFNSMFGFQSGSWAVDASNTKNLGLDGYYMVLFTLHIDRYPLILADQVRNAVPSKWDPAALARFIEKYGTHIIVGLSIGGEDVVLVKQEKCSNMEPSQLKNHLDNLGDQLFTGACTFSPNHCTKTNKEHKNKAPQAFSEIFDPQPNLFSHYASATAKDGISVICSRRGGDATVGTHCEWLPTVASKPDAIHFNFIPITSLLRGVPGRGFLSHAINLYLRYKPPIGDLQFFLDFQAHKIWAPIHNDLPLGPKLNKAFQTPSLNFNLMGPKLYVNTTQVTAGNTPVTGMRLYLEGIKSNRLGIHLQQLVNPPVLLEDRMELPGMWRSTEETPDHHRYLEPIQWKKFAHVCTAPVKYDPRWVKPGDEAAFIVTGAQLHVTKDVLHLRLLYSRVSAAYIVHSNWMQTASANHSLKSGFFSSISTTITGTADKEKSVPVIVDSGVYPTGPPAATQMPKLQKFVDTTQLCRGPSDSPGHWLVTGAKLDVEKRKICLRVKFALLNLSSQ
- the LOC121772420 gene encoding MACPF domain-containing protein At1g14780-like isoform X1, producing the protein MIEKEYTLTNKNRMNDGIVHKALSSLGKGFDLSSDFRLKYCKGDERLVLLNESDTREFHIPGFGSLADVSNDIKCDKGDRTRYQTDILDFKQMSEFFNQKSSVPGKIPSGLFNSMFGFQSGSWAVDASNTKNLGLDGYYMVLFTLHIDRYPLILADQVRNAVPSKWDPAALARFIEKYGTHIIVGLSIGGEDVVLVKQEKCSNMEPSQLKNHLDNLGDQLFTGACTFSPNHCTKTNKEHKNKAPQAFSEIFDPQPNLFSHYASATAKDGISVICSRRGGDATVGTHCEWLPTVASKPDAIHFNFIPITSLLRGVPGRGFLSHAINLYLRYKPPIGDLQFFLDFQAHKIWAPIHNDLPLGPKLNKAFQTPSLNFNLMGPKLYVNTTQVTAGNTPVTGMRLYLEGIKSNRLGIHLQQLVNPPVLLEDRMELPGMWRSTEETPDHHRYLEPIQWKKFAHVCTAPVKYDPRWVKPGDEAAFIVTGAQLHVTKDVLHLRLLYSRVSAAYIVHSNWMQTASANHSLKSGFFSSISTTITGTADKEKSVPVIVDSGVYPTGPPAATQMPKLQKFVDTTQLCRGPSDSPGHWLVTGAKLDVEKRKICLRVKFALLNLSSQ